CTCACGGAAAGTGTTGCGCAGAAACTTGGTATTTTTATAAAAAAAGGCGTTTATGTTGCTGTTCCCGGTCCAAATCTTGAGACCCGTTCCGAATATCGTTTCCTTAGAACAATTGGTGCTGACGCTGTTGGAATGTCCACAGTCCCTGAGGTAATTATGGCAAGATATTTAGGGATAAAGGTGCTTGGACTTTCAGTGATTACTGATATGGGAATTCCTGATGCACTTCAGCCAGCGAGTATTGTAAAAATAATTATGGCGGCGAAAAAGGCAGAACGAAAGCTTATAAAAATTGTGGAGGGCGTCGTCGCAAAACTGTGAAACTAAAAATTTTTTTATTATCAATTTTTTTAATATCCTGTTCTCAGAAAAATGCTCATATAAATAATGCTCGAAAATTTATCAATCAGTGGAATTATGATCGGGCACTTATTGAAATCTTAAAATATCGTGAAGATAAAGATGCAGAGATTCAATATCTATTAGGTTTATGCTACTTTGGAAAGAATAAATATGACCAGGCAAAAGAATATTTTAAAAATTCCCTTCAGTTGGATACGATATTTAGAGATAGTATTATATATATTTACACTACTTCAGCAAAAAAAGCCCTAAAAATATCTGATTTACGAAAGGCACTCCAGCTTTATAAAACAATTCCCGAATTAATCCCCGATTACAAACAGGCAGACAATCTATTTTTAGTTGCAGATTTGAATTTTCAACAGGGCAATTATCCTGGTGCTCTTGCCGGTTACATAAAAGCATATGAAATTGATTCTACATCTGAAATGGCAAGGAGGTCATTAAAAAATTTTTTGAAATCGCTGATTGAATGTGATAGCCTTTTGCTGGCACGGACAATAGCCCTGAGAGAATATAAAAGGGCAAGGACTTCAGAAAATTTGCTATTGCTCGGTGAAATCAATTTTCTTTTAGGAAAAAAGTATTATGATAAAGGACAGTATGACAGTGCAACCGTATTTTTAAAGGAAGTTGTGACAAATCAAGAACCCAAATCATTGCTCGACGATGCCTGTTTTTATCTTGGTGAAATATTTTATACCAGCGAAAACTATGACCAGGCAATGGAATATTACAAAAAGGTACTCAGCCTTAACCCCTATCAGAAAGGTGAACTTGTCCAGAGATCACGGGAAAGAATAAAAGAGATAAAGGAGAGATAATGAACAAAATTTTGGATTTCGGATTGCGGATTGCGAAATTAAAATTTTTGATATTCTGCATTGTTATTTTTTGTAGTAAGCAGGTGATAGCACCGCTTGAGCCTGAAGATGAATTTGAAAGGGCAATGGAATTCTATAAGCACAAAAAATACGATTCGGCAATAAAATCCTTTGAAAAAATTATATTCTATCATGCCTCAACCGAATTTGTTGATGATGCCCAGTTCTATCTCGCAAAATCATATTTTGAAAAAAAGGATTATAATCAAGCAATTACTGAATTTGAATATTTAATAAAGAATTTTTCCAATAGTCCATTTCTTGAGCAAAGTTATCTATTAAGGGCAAAGGCATATTATTTAAAATCGCCCGGCTATGAAAAAGACCAGACCGAAACAAAAGAGGCGATATCTTTATTTGATGATTTCATAACCCGTTTCCCAAATTCAAGTTATGGGGATTCGGTAAGATTGTTGATCCTCCAGGCAAGAAATCGTCTGGCGAAGAAAGAATTGGAAAATGGAAGATTATATTTTAAGATGAAAGAATATGAATCTGCGATCCTGTACTTTAAATATGTTATTGAAAATTATCCAGAGACGCCGTCTGCTGATGAATCAAAATTTTTACTTGCTCTAACTTATGAAAAAATTAATCGAAAACAAGAAGCTTATGAGATATACAAAGAACTGCGCGAAACTGAAGGCTGGAAAAAATCAGCAGAAAAAAGAATAAAAAGATTGCAAATTGAAAAGCCATAATAATATATCAGTAGGAATTTTTGGTGGTCTATTTGACCCACCCCACATTGGACACCTGATAATATGTGAGTGGGTCCTTGAAGAATTCAGCCTAAATAGAATAATTTTCATTCCTGCATTTAATCCTCCTCATAAACTTAATTACTCTCCTTATAAACATCGTTATAAGATGACCAAGATTGCAATCAAAGGCAATAAAAGATTTTTTATCAGTGACATTGAAAAGAAAATCAAAGGTAGAAGTTATACATTCAAGGTAATTAAGACACTGAGGAAATCTGATAAAATTTATCAACAAGCAAATCTCTATTTAATAATCGGCGCAGATCAGTGGAACGAGATAAACCACTGGAAAAAACCAGAGGTGATCTTTAACGAAACAAATGTGATTGTATTACCCCGTCCTAATTTTGAAATTAAAAAAATCAAACCATTCTATGATAAAATCATTATCAGTAGTGCCCCATTGATAGATATTTCTTCTACATTAATAAGAGATAGAATAAGAAGGGGGCTGTGCGTTGAATATCTCACAGTCCCCAAAGTATTAGAATATATTAAAAAGAATAAGTTATATTTTTAATTTATCCCTTTATGTCATAAAATACCAACCCCGAAATCAATTTAGGATAAAAATCGGTTGATTTCTGAGGCATCCGCTCTTTTTTTGTTGCGACGTCGCGCACCTGCTCAGCCCTGGTTGGATTCATCAAGAACGCAAATTGGAATTCTCCAGAATCAACTTTATTCAATGTCTCCTCAATCCCACGTTGGTATCTTACATAATCTTCAATCTTTTCGGGTTTTATATTAAGGATATTTTCTATCAAAACCGTATGGAGTATTGCCACATCAAGACTTTGGTATTCCTTGCTCCGCTCAGGGAGGAATTTTTCCATCACCTTCAAATCCCTTAGTTTAAGAGTATAACAATCGTTTTTTGTGTAAAATCCAAACGTGTACATCTTTTCTTTTGCAAGTGCTGATTTAAGTTCTTGCCTATTTATTTTCTTCACCTCAAAATAATCCTTTGCCTTTTTTATGAAATCATCGGTTTTGAAATCCCTCAAATTCATTAGCAAACGATGGGTGGGTAGTATCACAAGCCCTGAATCTTGAATATTCACAAGGGTCACCATTTTGAAATTTGCTGGATGTTCTGTGCCTACCTCTCCAATTTCTTTTAGATAATTGAATGCAGTTTCATAACGGTGATGTCCATCAGCAATGACAAATATCGCTTCATTTAATGCCGAGGCAATCTTTTTGATTGTATCCTTATCCGAAATCTTCCATAATTTATGTGTCACTCCCCGATCATCCATTACATCCACGAGTGGTTTGTCCTTACATTTCATCTCAATCATATCCATAACCGTATTCTTTGGGTCAGTGTACAATAAAAATACTGGCTCAAAATCCTTTTTGGTAATCCTTGTTAAATTAAGACGGTCTTCTTTTGGTTTAGAAAGGGTCTTTTCGTGGGGTAAGATATTACCTTTTCCTAATTCTTCAAGTCTCAATCTACATATAAAACCCTTTCTTATATAACGTTTTCCTTCAACACTGAATTCCTGAAAATATGGATAAATTGACTCTTCTTTATCTTGCACAAATATTTGATTTCTCAGCCAGGTTTCAACACAATTCTTTGCATTTTCATATTCCTTGTTACGATCATGACCATCAGCATAATGGGTAAGGACGAGGTTAACAAAACTATAAGGGCTCCTTTTTTTGTATTCCTTTTCCATTTCATCTGTTATCTGGTCGTAAGGCTGAGTTATCACTTCAGCAAGATTCTTAATTTTTTCTGGATTATACCTGATACCCTTGAAGGGTCTAATCTCCGGCATTGAACCTCCTTTTTGAATTTGTAAATGGCATTTATGCTATTTAGGTAATCAGGCTCTTCGGTATTTATTTAAGTGCGTCTCTGACTAACTCAGCGATCTGAACCCCTGCCCTTTGCTGTCCTTCATCGGTTTGGGCACCAATATGGGGTGTGAGAATAACCTGTTCCAAACTGAATAATTTATGTTCTTTAGCGGGTTCAACTTCAAAGACGTCAAGACAGGCAACCTTAACTTTTCCTGAAACCAATGCATCATATAGAGCATCCTCATCTACAACACCACCCCTTGCACAGTTTACGATTATTACACCGTTTTTCATTTTATCAAATGCAGATTTGTTTAATAAATGGGTCGTTTCCTTTGTCTTGGGAATATGTAAGGATATAAAATCCGAGTTTTTCAATAATGTATCAAAATCAACGATCTTTCCAAAATCAGTAGAATTGACATAGGGATCATAGGCAATAACTTCCATTCCCAGTGCCTTTGCCCTTTTTGCCAATTCAGAACCAATCCTTCCGATACCTATGATACCAAGCGTTTTGCCATAGAGCTCGGTTCCGTGGAATCTCTTCTTTTCCCATTTACCCGCCTTCGTTGATGCGGTGGCCTGGGGAATCATTCTTGCAGCTGATAGCATCATTCCTAAGGCAAGTTCGGCAACTGATATAGAAGTCGCAGCGGGTGTATTAACCACTTTAATCCCCTTTGCCTTTGCTGCCTCCGCATCAACATTATCAAGCCCAACACCAGCCCTGCCTATCACCTTCAATTTCTTTCCTGCCTCAATAACTTCTTTTGTTACTTTTGTTGCACTGCGCACAATTATTGCATCGAAATCCGGAATAGTTTTTATCAACTCATCCGGCGTCATTCCAGTTTTTTCAACAACCTCAAATCCACTCTTCTTTAAAATTTCAATCCCTTCTTTCGCAATTGGGTCAGAAATCAGAACTTTCAATTTTGCCTCCTTTGGATAATTATATTCAAAAATTTCTTAAAATCAATGATTGACATAATGTTTTCTCTGACTATAATAATTTTATGAAGTCAACCACGATACTTGGTGTGAGGCATAATAACAAAGTAGCTATTGGTTGCGACGGTCAGGTAACGGCTGGTGAAACGATAATGAAGCACCGCGCAAGGAAGATTCGTAAAATGTACAAAGATAAGATTCTTGTTGGTTTCGCTGGTGCAACTGCAGATGCCTTAACACTATTTGAACGATTTGAGGCAAAATTAGAAGAATACCGGGGTAATGTAGCGAGGAGTGTGATTGAACTTGCCAAAGATTGGCGTCAGGACAAGATATTAAGAAGGCTGGAGGCATTTCTGGCGATCCTTGATAAAGAACATTCATATATTGTCTCTGGAGCAGGAGATGTCATTGAACCGGATGATGGCATTGTTGCAATCGGCTCGGGCGCTCCCTATGCCCTGGCTGCTGCACGGGCGCTTGTAAAATATACCAATCTCTCGGCGCGAGAGATCGTTGAAGAATCAATAAACATTGCCGCCAAAATTTGTATCTATACAAATACCGAAATCTTTATTGAAGAATTATAAAATCTGAAAATTTATTTTATCCGCGGGAGGATTAAACGCAATTTTTTCAATGCGTTATCCCTTATCTGCCTTACCCTCTCCTTTGTTATATTCATTAACCTGCTTATTTCTTCAAGACTTTGAACCTCAAAATCGCCGAGCCCAAAATTTCTTTCTAATATCTCTTTTTCCCGAGGCGATAATTTCTTCAACGCCTTTTGAATTTTTTCTGATTCTTGTTTCTGTTTCAAAATTTCTTCGGGTGATGGTAAAACTAACTTTTCTGATGCACACTGCTCAATTGATATTGTTTCTATCATAGGACCCGATTCCTCATCCATCTGCGTCTCGTCAAGCGAAATCATAGGAAGTAACTCAATAAGGGCATTTGAGACCTGGTGAACAGAAACTTTAAAATGTTTGGCAATTTCCTGTATTGTCGGTTCATGTCCATGTTCCTGAACAAAATTAGGGATGAACATCTTTATTCTTTTTGCCAGATTACTCTTTGGTATGAGTTCCTGTTCAGAGAATATTGCTTTATAAATCTCGCGCTTTATCCACCATGTTGAATATGTGCTAAACCTGTAGCCCTTTCTTTCATCAAATTTATCTACTGCATGCATCAACCCCTGTGTCCCAGCATTTATCAATTCACTTAAACTTAAACTATAATCCTG
The genomic region above belongs to candidate division WOR-3 bacterium and contains:
- a CDS encoding RNA polymerase sigma factor RpoD/SigA → MGIKKRVKEAGLQQFIEEISKYPILSKEEEFELARRIREKKDNNAKEKLILSNLRNVLHICKQYQDYSLSLSELINAGTQGLMHAVDKFDERKGYRFSTYSTWWIKREIYKAIFSEQELIPKSNLAKRIKMFIPNFVQEHGHEPTIQEIAKHFKVSVHQVSNALIELLPMISLDETQMDEESGPMIETISIEQCASEKLVLPSPEEILKQKQESEKIQKALKKLSPREKEILERNFGLGDFEVQSLEEISRLMNITKERVRQIRDNALKKLRLILPRIK
- a CDS encoding hydroxyacid dehydrogenase; this translates as MKVLISDPIAKEGIEILKKSGFEVVEKTGMTPDELIKTIPDFDAIIVRSATKVTKEVIEAGKKLKVIGRAGVGLDNVDAEAAKAKGIKVVNTPAATSISVAELALGMMLSAARMIPQATASTKAGKWEKKRFHGTELYGKTLGIIGIGRIGSELAKRAKALGMEVIAYDPYVNSTDFGKIVDFDTLLKNSDFISLHIPKTKETTHLLNKSAFDKMKNGVIIVNCARGGVVDEDALYDALVSGKVKVACLDVFEVEPAKEHKLFSLEQVILTPHIGAQTDEGQQRAGVQIAELVRDALK
- the bamD gene encoding outer membrane protein assembly factor BamD, which gives rise to MNKILDFGLRIAKLKFLIFCIVIFCSKQVIAPLEPEDEFERAMEFYKHKKYDSAIKSFEKIIFYHASTEFVDDAQFYLAKSYFEKKDYNQAITEFEYLIKNFSNSPFLEQSYLLRAKAYYLKSPGYEKDQTETKEAISLFDDFITRFPNSSYGDSVRLLILQARNRLAKKELENGRLYFKMKEYESAILYFKYVIENYPETPSADESKFLLALTYEKINRKQEAYEIYKELRETEGWKKSAEKRIKRLQIEKP
- the hslV gene encoding ATP-dependent protease subunit HslV; translated protein: MKSTTILGVRHNNKVAIGCDGQVTAGETIMKHRARKIRKMYKDKILVGFAGATADALTLFERFEAKLEEYRGNVARSVIELAKDWRQDKILRRLEAFLAILDKEHSYIVSGAGDVIEPDDGIVAIGSGAPYALAAARALVKYTNLSAREIVEESINIAAKICIYTNTEIFIEEL
- the nadD gene encoding nicotinate-nucleotide adenylyltransferase, whose product is MKSHNNISVGIFGGLFDPPHIGHLIICEWVLEEFSLNRIIFIPAFNPPHKLNYSPYKHRYKMTKIAIKGNKRFFISDIEKKIKGRSYTFKVIKTLRKSDKIYQQANLYLIIGADQWNEINHWKKPEVIFNETNVIVLPRPNFEIKKIKPFYDKIIISSAPLIDISSTLIRDRIRRGLCVEYLTVPKVLEYIKKNKLYF
- a CDS encoding DUF1015 domain-containing protein — translated: MPEIRPFKGIRYNPEKIKNLAEVITQPYDQITDEMEKEYKKRSPYSFVNLVLTHYADGHDRNKEYENAKNCVETWLRNQIFVQDKEESIYPYFQEFSVEGKRYIRKGFICRLRLEELGKGNILPHEKTLSKPKEDRLNLTRITKKDFEPVFLLYTDPKNTVMDMIEMKCKDKPLVDVMDDRGVTHKLWKISDKDTIKKIASALNEAIFVIADGHHRYETAFNYLKEIGEVGTEHPANFKMVTLVNIQDSGLVILPTHRLLMNLRDFKTDDFIKKAKDYFEVKKINRQELKSALAKEKMYTFGFYTKNDCYTLKLRDLKVMEKFLPERSKEYQSLDVAILHTVLIENILNIKPEKIEDYVRYQRGIEETLNKVDSGEFQFAFLMNPTRAEQVRDVATKKERMPQKSTDFYPKLISGLVFYDIKG
- a CDS encoding tetratricopeptide repeat protein is translated as MKLKIFLLSIFLISCSQKNAHINNARKFINQWNYDRALIEILKYREDKDAEIQYLLGLCYFGKNKYDQAKEYFKNSLQLDTIFRDSIIYIYTTSAKKALKISDLRKALQLYKTIPELIPDYKQADNLFLVADLNFQQGNYPGALAGYIKAYEIDSTSEMARRSLKNFLKSLIECDSLLLARTIALREYKRARTSENLLLLGEINFLLGKKYYDKGQYDSATVFLKEVVTNQEPKSLLDDACFYLGEIFYTSENYDQAMEYYKKVLSLNPYQKGELVQRSRERIKEIKER